In Deferribacter desulfuricans SSM1, the following are encoded in one genomic region:
- a CDS encoding D-sedoheptulose-7-phosphate isomerase, translating to MESFVENIFEEMKETLNKFTAKNKNLLIAIAQEIADCFMEEGKLLIFGNGGSAADAQHIAAEFINRFKIERPSLPAIALTTDTSVLTSISNDYDFNQVFLKQVMALADERDIVWGISTSGNSENVINALRFAATNDIKTIGFTGKDGGKMNGLCDLLLVVDSDNTARIQEMHIAAAHIICELVDEIMFGRFSDMLEDE from the coding sequence ATGGAATCTTTTGTAGAAAATATATTTGAAGAGATGAAAGAAACATTAAACAAATTTACTGCAAAAAATAAGAATCTACTTATTGCAATAGCTCAAGAGATTGCGGATTGCTTTATGGAAGAGGGTAAATTGCTTATTTTTGGTAATGGTGGAAGTGCTGCTGATGCCCAGCATATTGCTGCAGAGTTTATAAATAGATTCAAGATTGAAAGACCATCGCTTCCTGCAATAGCTTTGACTACTGATACTTCTGTGCTAACATCTATCAGTAACGATTACGATTTTAATCAGGTATTTTTAAAACAAGTAATGGCATTGGCTGATGAAAGGGATATCGTTTGGGGTATTTCTACCAGTGGTAACTCAGAGAATGTAATAAATGCCCTTAGGTTTGCTGCAACAAATGATATCAAAACAATCGGCTTTACTGGTAAAGATGGTGGTAAAATGAATGGGCTTTGCGATTTACTTTTAGTGGTGGATTCAGATAATACTGCAAGGATACAAGAGATGCATATTGCTGCAGCACATATAATTTGTGAGCTCGTTGATGAGATTATGTTTGGTAGATTTTCAGATATGTTAGAGGATGAATGA
- a CDS encoding PhoH family protein, with product MINYVFDTNVLLYDPMSIFTFENSVINIPITVIEEIDIFKKHMDQTGYNARFVARKLDELRSLGELNKGVKIENGSIIRVNVCNHHLKDLIPDELISDKADNLILSVAKYLQEKEDKEVIFVTKDANLRIKADVLGIKSIDYEKDKVEIESFFEGAKKVVVSDDIINRFYQDGELEIEIDAAENEYLFLVSEINEKHTALGRYSKKNGKVVKIKEFKEGVWGIFARNAEQKFAFDALMDDSIKLVCLMGIAGTGKTLLAIAAGLKKVADDRVYKKLLVARPIFPMGKDLGYLPGELKEKLNPWMQPVYDNLQLILSSEDGGYSYKALLEQNIVEIEALTYIRGRSMPNQYFIVDEAQNLTPHEIKTILTRAGENTKVILTGDPYQIDNPYIDYHSNGLTYVVDKFKDDEIAAVVTLIKGERSELATKAAKKL from the coding sequence ATGATAAATTATGTTTTTGATACAAATGTGCTACTTTATGATCCGATGTCAATTTTTACTTTTGAAAACAGTGTTATTAATATACCGATTACAGTTATTGAAGAGATAGATATTTTTAAAAAGCACATGGATCAAACAGGTTATAATGCAAGGTTTGTAGCAAGAAAGCTTGATGAGCTAAGAAGTTTGGGAGAACTAAATAAAGGGGTTAAGATAGAAAATGGCTCTATAATAAGGGTTAATGTCTGTAATCATCATTTAAAAGATTTGATACCAGATGAGCTGATTAGTGATAAAGCTGATAACCTTATACTTTCTGTGGCTAAGTACTTGCAGGAAAAAGAGGATAAAGAGGTTATTTTTGTTACCAAGGATGCTAATTTAAGGATTAAGGCTGATGTATTGGGAATAAAATCAATAGATTATGAAAAAGATAAGGTAGAAATAGAAAGTTTTTTTGAGGGTGCTAAAAAGGTTGTGGTTAGTGATGACATAATAAATAGATTTTATCAAGATGGGGAGCTTGAAATAGAAATTGATGCAGCTGAAAACGAGTATCTGTTTTTGGTTTCAGAAATAAATGAGAAACATACTGCTCTTGGAAGGTATTCTAAGAAAAATGGGAAAGTTGTTAAAATTAAAGAGTTCAAAGAAGGGGTTTGGGGGATATTTGCTAGAAATGCCGAGCAAAAGTTTGCTTTTGATGCATTGATGGATGATTCTATCAAGCTTGTCTGTTTGATGGGGATTGCGGGCACAGGGAAAACACTACTGGCAATAGCAGCAGGACTTAAAAAGGTTGCAGATGATAGGGTTTATAAAAAACTCCTTGTGGCAAGGCCTATTTTCCCTATGGGAAAAGATTTGGGTTATTTGCCAGGAGAATTGAAAGAGAAATTAAACCCTTGGATGCAACCTGTCTATGATAATTTACAGCTAATTTTATCCAGTGAAGATGGTGGTTATTCTTACAAGGCACTTCTTGAGCAAAATATTGTGGAAATTGAAGCTCTTACTTATATCAGAGGAAGGAGTATGCCAAACCAATATTTTATAGTGGATGAAGCCCAAAATTTAACCCCTCATGAGATAAAAACAATACTTACAAGGGCAGGTGAGAATACAAAGGTTATTTTGACAGGTGATCCTTATCAGATAGACAATCCGTATATAGATTATCATTCAAATGGATTGACTTATGTTGTGGATAAATTTAAAGATGACGAAATCGCTGCTGTGGTAACTTTGATAAAAGGGGAAAGATCTGAGCTTGCCACAAAGGCAGCTAAAAAGTTGTAG
- the rfaE2 gene encoding D-glycero-beta-D-manno-heptose 1-phosphate adenylyltransferase, which yields MENIIFDVDKLVNIIDRKGKKVVFTNGCFDIVHYGHISYLYKAKELGDILVVALNSDESVKRLKGEKRPINSLKERAALIASLKPVDYVTMFEEDTPYNIIKKIKPDVLVKGGDWKEDEIVGSDIVKSYGGEVYSLNFVEGFATTNIIEKIIDLYCK from the coding sequence ATGGAAAATATCATTTTTGATGTGGATAAATTAGTTAATATTATTGATAGAAAAGGTAAAAAAGTTGTTTTTACGAATGGATGTTTTGATATAGTGCATTATGGACATATATCTTATCTTTATAAAGCAAAAGAACTTGGAGATATTTTAGTTGTGGCATTAAATAGCGATGAATCTGTAAAGAGGTTAAAAGGGGAGAAAAGACCTATAAATAGTTTAAAAGAACGAGCAGCTTTAATTGCTTCTTTAAAACCTGTGGACTATGTGACTATGTTTGAAGAGGATACACCTTATAACATTATTAAAAAGATAAAACCTGATGTGCTTGTAAAGGGTGGTGATTGGAAAGAGGATGAAATTGTTGGCTCTGATATTGTAAAAAGCTATGGTGGAGAGGTTTATTCTTTAAATTTTGTGGAAGGGTTTGCAACAACAAATATTATAGAAAAGATTATTGATTTATATTGTAAATAA